Proteins from a genomic interval of Gossypium hirsutum isolate 1008001.06 chromosome A09, Gossypium_hirsutum_v2.1, whole genome shotgun sequence:
- the LOC121206012 gene encoding cysteine-rich receptor-like protein kinase 26, whose product MDIPWLFLFSSLTIAFFLTVTVAQQEPLYHFCSDQSGNFTRNSTYQTNLNRLLSSFTLNTSNENGFYNFSSGQGSNIANALALCRGDVNSSDCSTCINNANDELRNRCPYQREAIIGYDYCMFRYTNRTILGVAETSPSFYMWNPNNVTNVDAFNQAVSSLMDNLTNIASTGTSLGKFATGSARIPFLTIYALVQCTPNLEDTVCQSCLLQAIGEIPNYCDRKQGCRVYRPSSNFRFEIERFYNLTAADTTATPSSPPPSTASPPSSPTTTGTFSSFSSGTTIIISISAAAFALLLIFICIFVILRLRKPKLKPQTTEAVDEISTAESLQYDFNTIRAATDHFSDGNKLGQGGFGAVYKGTLAGGKLIAVKRLSSDSRQGDLEFKNEVHLMANLQHRNLVRLQGFCLEGDERLLIYEFVPNGSLDKFLFDPVKKAYLNWERRYKIIGGVARGLLYLHQDSRLRIIHRDLKASNILLDAEMTAKIADFGMARLCAVDQTQGATSRIVGTYGYMAPEYAMHGQFSVKSDTFSFGVLVLEILSGQKNSAFHNGSNIEDLLSFAWRNWEAGTAFDLVDPSLRDGPRSEVMRCIHIGLLCVQENVAQRPNMGAVVLMLTSDSTTLPLPLEPAFFMHSKTQSAMQLSEDLNSGETTSSRSENEIAVVSENKLSHIQDNKDGHICILLSKLYPHRCKIQ is encoded by the exons ATGGATATTCCATGGTTGTTTTTGTTCTCTTCTTTAACCATTGCATTCTTTCTTACTGTTACCGTTGCTCAACAAGAGCCTCTATACCATTTTTGTTCAGACCAAAGTGGTAACTTCACCAGAAACAGCACTTACCAGACGAACCTCAACCGACTACTTTCGTCTTTCACCCTCAATACATCAAATGAAAACGGGTTCTACAATTTTTCATCAGGCCAAGGCTCCAACATAGCCAACGCACTTGCACTTTGCAGAGGAGATGTGAACTCAAGTGATTGCTCCACCTGCATCAATAACGCAAACGATGAGCTCAGAAACCGCTGCCCTTACCAAAGAGAGGCGATTATAGGGTATGACTATTGTATGTTCCGCTACACAAATCGTACCATCCTTGGTGTTGCAGAAACCTCGCCTAGTTTTTACATGTGGAATCCAAATAACGTGACGAATGTAGATGCTTTCAATCAGGCCGTGAGCTCTTTAATGGACAACCTAACAAATATTGCTTCAACGGGGACATCCCTTGGAAAGTTTGCAACAGGCAGTGCGCGAATACCTTTCCTAACAATATATGCGCTTGTTCAATGCACGCCTAATTTGGAAGATACGGTTTGCCAATCTTGCTTGTTACAGGCCATTGGAGAAATCCCAAATTATTGTGACAGAAAACAAGGATGCAGGGTATATAGGCCAAGTTCTAATTTTAGGTTTGAGATTGAACGCTTCTATAATCTTACTGCTGCTGATACAACAGCAACACCATCATCACCGCCACCATCAACAGCATCCCCACCTTCTTCTCCCACAACAACAGGTACTTTCTCTTCTTT TTCATCTGGAACTACTATTATCATATCCATTTCGGCTGCTGCTTTTGCTCTACTCCTCATTTTCATCTGCATCTTCGTTATTTTAAGGTTGAGGAAGCCAAAGCTGAAACCTCAAA CAACGGAAGCAGTGGATGAAATCTCAACTGCAGAGTCCTTACAATATGATTTCAACACCATTAGAGCTGCAACAGATCACTTTTCTGATGGAAATAAGCTTGGCCAAGGTGGATTCGGAGCAGTTTATAAG GGCACACTTGCCGGTGGAAAATTAATAGCAGTGAAAAGGTTATCTTCAGATTCTAGACAAGGAGACCTTGAATTCAAAAACGAGGTTCATTTAATGGCCAATCTTCAGCATAGAAATTTAGTTAGGCTCCAAGGTTTCTGCCTTGAAGGAGATGAAAGGCTTCTCATCTATGAGTTTGTGCCTAATGGAAGTTTGGATAAATTCTTATTTG ATCCAGTTAAAAAAGCGTATTTGAACTGGGAGAGAAGATACAAAATCATAGGAGGGGTTGCCCGTGGACTTCTCTACCTTCACCAAGATTCTCGATTAAGAATTATTCATCGAGATCTTAAAGCTAGCAATATATTGTTAGATGCAGAGATGACCGCCAAAATTGCAGATTTTGGCATGGCAAGATTGTGTGCTGTTGATCAAACTCAAGGTGCTACTAGTAGAATTGTGGGAACATA TGGATACATGGCACCTGAATATGCAATGCATGGTCAATTTTCGGTTAAATCAGATACTTTCAGTTTTGGTGTACTAGTTTTGGAGATTTTAAGTGGTCAAAAGAACAGTGCTTttcataatgggagcaatatagAAGATCTTCTAAGTTTT GCATGGAGAAATTGGGAGGCTGGGACAGCATTTGATCTTGTAGACCCCAGTTTGAGAGATGGTCCAAGAAGTGAGGTGATGAGATGCATCCACATTGGACTGCTTTGTGTTCAAGAAAATGTAGCTCAAAGACCAAACATGGGTGCGGTTGTTCTAATGCTTACTAGCGACTCCACCACTCTCCCTCTACCCTTAGAACCTGCATTTTTTATGCACAGCAAAACTCAATCGGCGATGCAACTGTCAGAGGACTTAAATTCAGgggaaacaacatcaagtcgaTCCGAAAACGAAATTGCGGTAGTCTCAGAAAATAAGCTTTCCCATATCCAAGATAACAAAGATGGTCACATTTGTATTTTGCTGTCAAAATTGTATCCCCATCGTTGTAAAATCCAGTGA